From Triticum aestivum cultivar Chinese Spring chromosome 7B, IWGSC CS RefSeq v2.1, whole genome shotgun sequence:
ATGCACCCCGATTTATACAAAAAGGATCAGAGGTCAAATTAGTTAACGAATTATGATATTTGTGAAACATACATAATGTGCTacccctccgttccataatgtaagactTTTTTTGATACTACAATAGTCAAAAAAATATGttacattatgaaacggagggagtagatttttaAACAAGGGAACTTCAATGAAGCCAGATTCTATTTTTTAAACAAGGAATTTCAATGAAGCCAGATTCTATTTTTGCAAATGCTGCAGCGACTTCTTTGACAGGAATTCATCAATAAAAAAAGTGGAAGAGCATGAAGCTTCATTCCCTTGCAAGCTGATATGGCGCCTGGCATTCCACATTCAAAACAAGCAATCTCGGGCCGCAGCTTCTAAGAATCTCAGCTAGCAGGTTTTGCAGCGACCCTCCCCGAGAGGATaactaagggcgtgtttggttgcccgcataagATCCAACCAGGCCCGCGCGTGAAGGATTCGGCCTGTTTGGTAGCCTGCATACATTATTGGGCCTACATCGCATGCTTCTTAAAGCATCTCAGGGCCTGGCTCACTGAAAACGCACGAATCGGCAGTTTCTCTAGGGACAGGCCCGAGCGGTGCACGTGGGCGGGCGCGGCTGCACGCGCGCGGCCACGCTCGAGAAGCCGCGTTGCTTCCCGAAGCACCGGcagttattagcctcaccgcccctcaccgctccctctccccactcttccccactcttccaactctcaccggcggcggcggattggaacagaggaagaagaccaccggactccatcaccAGCGACGGCGGAtcagagcagaggaagaagaccaccAGACTCCATCAATGGtggtaagcacttctctctcttcGACATGAACACTTGATTCGATCCACGGCGATAGATTTGATCCACGGCGGACGAGAATGGGGAACAGAGGTAGCTAAGCATAGGGGTAATTCATACTAGTTCATAGCAGTTCATACGAGTTCATACATAGCAGTTCATACATGCAAGATCGGTAGATTTCGCGATTGGGGGATAGGGGAATAGGGGGAAAGGGGGTACAGAACGGACACCGGCTGACCGTGGCGGCCGTCACCGGCGTGCGGAGCGGCTGGTCGAGccgctggccttcatcttcttATTCATCGCCGTGCGGTCCGGCGGGTCATCCTCGGCGGAGTCGAGGTCGGTCTGCCAAGTAGGACGGACTGGCTTCGGTGCCCTaaccgcctcttcttcctcctccttagacTCCCCGCCAATGACCGCCGACGGCGCGATACCCGTCCCCAGTACACTGCGGCACGGCGGTCATTAGGAGCCCAGTAGGTCTTGTActtgcaccacttcttcctctgtttagggtcgtcggagacggcctgattcatggcccagcaAATGATGTCAACTGCCATCGCACCCTTCGCTGGGTCAGGAATCAGTGTCTTCAGCTCATCTTTAGTGGCCTTCATGAGCACGACATTGGATTCGTTCTGCATGTCCAGCATGGAgccgaagttcgagcacacctccatggtgttctcgaacttggtcCGATCACCAGCCGTCCACCCGAGAaagaaggccctccagccaataccccaagggaaggggttgccgttggagctggagctagagctcatggcgatagggaggaggaaggttgacagtgagagaagagagggggtgggtaaATAGTGGTGGGTagggtgagtaaatatagggggtggagaggaggagaagagtgacagTCATGTCGTTTTAACTACAAGCTCTTGAATTAGCCATGAACTCTGTGCAATGCCTGATTCCATGACTTGTGTGCAGATCGAGGATAGCAATGAGATGGGCACGGAGGTACTCTCGGCCGTTGATAgcaagggcaagcagccccttcaCCCAATGCCTGACGAGGTTGAGCTACCGCCCACCACCGAGGAAGACCCGAAAACGCGTGAGGGTGGCGACGACGAGGGCATGGAGGAGCCCCTAGCAACAAGTGCCGCAACTACGGCCACTACCATCAAGAGGATGACCCAACTCACTTCCgcaaggtcatccttgcaccgaagcttgagtgcatccccatgcccctggacttcaccaagcacttcgtcgCGGTGCCGACGGAGTTCAAGCTCAGGAAGAACACCGACTGCTCCTGGAAGGTAACGGTCAAGCTGATGAACGGCAGGGTGACCCtagatcagggttgggccacctacgcaGCCGTTCATCAGATCAACATCGGCTACATGGTGATGTTCAAGCTCCTCACtcccgacaccctcaaggtcatcatcttcgacgacgATAGCATTGAGGTCATCAACAAGTGCGGGAAGCACAACGAAGCCTTCGCCGCCAAGGAGTAGGGCCGGGGCACCTTCTTTTTAATTACTATCGAGTCTGCTTTGAACTGTTTATGGTTTATGCGTTGAAATGTTATATCTGTGGTACTGCTTATATCTGAATTATGCTAGTTGATGCTCTGTTTATACTCTGTTGTGCTTATGATGTGTGATGCCAAAGTGTGgtggtaacctcaccaactagccaaaTAGATTACCACACATCAGGCCTTGCATATAATAAAACACCATGCCTTGGGTTTGTGGactaacatgcaggcaaccaaacaccaggcagtgtggttcagcccatgcaggtaagagggcatgcaggcaaccaaacaacatgcataTGGTGCATTTGAGGCTGCATTTGCATAGCCAGGTTGGATGGAGAAATTTATGCAATGCGGGTACTGTAGCacacggcaaccaaacacgccttAGGAAGCTCACTCTAATTAGACCAGCTGCAATACGTTGGATGTTAGGATCCtcctagcatgtacacgtacagaGGCTGCCCCTTGGACCAGCCCATGGACTTGGCCCTCGGTGCAGCTACTTAAGCATGGTGTACAGAAGGAGAGGGTATCCAGTGGATCACGAACGAACCGACGACGGCTCTTTCCTCCTACCTTCTTCCCCCTGTTGCAAGCTTCCTCTGTTCTTCTCATCCATTGTGTAATTCCTCTGTAATCACTACTCTATATTGCTACTCGTGAGAGAGATCGATCTATACAAGCTAGCTACCATCACCTCTCTTACATCTGGTATCAGAGACCAGCCACCACTCCTTCCCTATGCGTTTCGCCAAGCTCGTCGGCATCGGGCAGCCATGGATCCATGGATGCAGGCGTATCTCGAGCGGATCGACACCATGCTCGATGCCTACACAGACGCCACCAGGTCCCTCACCGAGAAAGTGGACGCTCTGGTCGTCGTCTGGCGGCCAGACCTGGAGAAGAGGTCCTCCCACACCGCCGTCGTCCACGGTCCACCGGCGCCGACCTCGGCGCTCGAGACCACTACTGAGGCGTCTGAACCCGTCCCTAACATCTACTACTCCACCACCAAGGCCCAGGAGATCCCCACGGTCGCCCATGATGCAACTCCGATATGCATTCCGATGGTGCCTGTCACCTGTTCGACGGATTGCCCGACCCAGATCGACGCCATCGACAGCGCCGACGAAGTCCATGACGCCGCCAGCGTCGCAACAGAGGTTCGCAACACTACAACCGCACTCGGCCCCGAGCTCGCGGTCGACCTCTGCAACACCTGTGGTCACTATGGCAAGTTCGACGGCCTCAACATCCCCGTGAAGGCCAGCATCAGCCCGCCGCCCCACGTCCAGGATGCATTCCCAAATTCCACAATCAGCAATTGTCGTGCCGATGTTGCCGGGACGGACGAGTACGCACTCGTGGAGGCCACTCCAGACGTCGCCATTGAGCTTGCCATCCTCCCAGGCGTCTCCTCCTTCATGAACAAACTATTCTGGAAGCATGACATGGACGTCTCGCCGCCCACAAGGCACAAAGGGCTGCCAATACGGCCGACACCATGGCCGTCATTTTTGGTGCATCATAGTGCAAAGGGGAACGAGATTCGACCCACTCCGTGGCTATCGTTTTCTTGCTCTCATGAAGGTATGACTCTGAATCATGAAACTCTGCTGCCTCATGTTACATGTGTGATGAAGAAATTACTTGCTAGAGGATGCACTGATTTCACACTCGGAAAGACTGGTTTACCCAGATTTCACGTTGATAATTCCGCGTATAGTTCTAAGCAAGTTGGTGATCTTTTGGTGCACCGACCGCTTGTGATACTGAAGCATAGGGGCTGCCTAAAACCTTTGAGCAGCAAGACTGAAGTACCTTGTTGGTGTGATCACTTCATCAGCAGAAGTCCACAAATATCCCAGGCAATGCATTGCCAACTAGTAAATGAGCTGAAACCTTCTTGGCTGCTGAATTATTTATCTGTTGTCCTGAATTCTTTCTCAACATTCTCAAGATATTTGCCAAGGGTAGAGCAGGTGCCCAGTATTTTTCTGAAGGTTGTTTCCAGGATCCGTATGGTGCCAATAGATATTCTTATTCTGAGCAATCGGTTAATCCTATTACCTCTCTCATGGTTGTCCACTGTTGTGGCCTGATTCCCGTGGAGGAGCACTTCAATTGTGTGCAAAATACCGAGTTGCAGTTTTCCTATTTACTAGCTGGAAGAACATATACTGATAAATGGTTAAGTCAAAAAGGTTCCGAGGGAATTGAGTGCTTGGATATCTTGTTGATCAGTCTACAGTGTATTGACGACCGCCTAGCAGAAATTATGTTCGATGAGATTGCGCTGCAGCTTGCTACACATTGCAAGGAATTTGGCATTGCAGGAGAGGTGTTGAACAGCTATGTTTCTCCTGTTGCTTCAGTGGAGCACCCACCCTGTACTTTTGGGCAGCTTATCCTATTTGTGTCAATGCACTGGAACAATTCATGTCGGAAGGGATTCAAAAGAAGTGGTCATACTGCAATCAGCTTACACGTACAAGAGTAATTCACTAGTGTGTGAAACTGCTAGTTCAGTTAAAGGGTTGACTGGATTGAAATCTGAGGATGTCGGGTCTAACTCAATAACATTCTCAAGGAGGGAGGGGTGTCATCGCTGTCGCAGCCCGCTTCGCGCAAAGCTCCATCGACCACAAGTACTACATTGACTTTAACAATGACTACTTCCTCGACAGTTCCTTCGGTGGGATCGCAATCGTCCATAACTACTACTCCCATGTTGTTAAAGCCATCTCTGCCTTTAGCTGCCGCTACGACTTTGAGCCAGTCAAGGACCATCGAGTGCAATGGGACCCGGGCGATTTTCGGTGGCACCGGCTTGGGGTCAAGCCGGATTTCAAGGAGGGAGGGATGTTAGGAGCCTCCTAGCCTGTACACGTACAAGGGCTGCCCCTTGGACCAGCCCATGGACTTGGCCCTCGGTGCAGCTACTTAAGCGTGGTGTACAGAAGGAGAGGGTATCCAGTGGATCACGAACGAACCGACGACGGCTCTTTCCTCCTACCTTCTTCCCCCTGTTGCAAGCTTCCTCTGTTCTTCTCCTCCATTGTGTAATTCCTCTGTAATCACTACTCTATATTGCTACTCGTGAGAGAGATCGATCTATACAAGCTAGCTACCATCACCTCTCTTACATCTGGTATCAGAGACCAGCCACCACTCCTTCCCTATGCGTTTCGCCAAGCTCGTCGGCATCGGGCAGCCATGGATCCATGGATGCAGGCGTATCTCGAGCGGATCGACACCATGCTCGACGCCTACATCGACGCCACCAGGTCCCTCACCGAGAAAGTGGATGCCCTGGTCGTCGCCTGGCGGCCAGACCTGGAGAAGAGGTCCTCCCACACCACCGTCGTCCACGGTCCACCAGCGCCGACCTCGGCGCTCGAGACCACTACTGAGGCATCCGAACCCGTCCCTAACATCTACTACTCTACCACCAAGGCGCAGGAGAACCCCACGGTCGCCCATGATGCAACTCCGATATGCATTCCGATGGTGCCTGTCACCTGTTCGACGGATTGCTCGACCCAGGTCGACGCCATCGAGAGCGCCGACGAAGTCCATGACGCCACCACCGTCGCAATGGAGCTTCACAACACTACAACTGCACTCGGCCCCGAGCTTGCGGTCGACCTCTGCAACACCATGGCGACCACCAAGGTAGCCACCTGTGGTCACTACGGCAAGTTCGACGGCCTCAACATCCCCGTGAAGGCCAGCATCAGCCCGCCGCCCCACGTCCAGGATGCATTTCCAAATTATTCCACAATCAGCAACTCCCGCGCCGATGTTGCCGGGACGGATGAGTACGCACTCGTGGAGGCCACTGCAGACGTCACCATTGAGCTTGCCATCCTCCCAGGCGTCTCCTCCTTCATGAACAAGCTATTCCGGAAGCATGACATGGACGTCTCGCCGCCCGCAAGGCACAAAGGGCTGCCAATACGGCCGACACCATGGCCGTCATTTCTGGTGCATCATACTGCAAAGGGGAATGAGATTCGACCCACTCCGTGGCCATCGTTTTCTTGCTCTCATGAAGGTATGACTCTGAATCATGAAACTCTGCTGCCTCATGTTACATGTGTGATGAAGAAATTACTTGCTAGAGGATGTAGTGAT
This genomic window contains:
- the LOC123163162 gene encoding uncharacterized protein isoform X2, producing MDPWMQAYLERIDTMLDAYTDATRSLTEKVDALVVVWRPDLEKRSSHTAVVHGPPAPTSALETTTEASEPVPNIYYSTTKAQEIPTVAHDATPICIPMVPVTCSTDCPTQIDAIDSADEVHDAASVATEVRNTTTALGPELAVDLCNTCGHYGKFDGLNIPVKASISPPPHVQDAFPNSTISNCRADVAGTDEYALVEATPDVAIELAILPGVSSFMNKLFWKHDMDVSPPTRHKGLPIRPTPWPSFLVHHSAKGNEIRPTPWLSFSCSHEDWIFQYYRGTMQAQNIRARISESASSTVLGSKGLDKRLQHHAILLKLAPDP